Proteins from a single region of Oncorhynchus tshawytscha isolate Ot180627B linkage group LG03, Otsh_v2.0, whole genome shotgun sequence:
- the wu:fj39g12 gene encoding C-type natriuretic peptide-like has product MLYPALLCAALLLIAPLGHTEGRTLHPSPDAIQFVEQFLDRYNDLTLDDLENLVSSQPEEPSSAFTSGVKVAEYPKWADIPAQGDSTWLRLLKGTLANQKRAVTDRSRRGWNRGCFGLKLDRIGSMSGLGC; this is encoded by the exons ATGCTGTACCCAGCTCTGCTCTGTGCTGCTCTGCTCCTGATAGCACCCCTGGGGCACACAGAGGGGCGCACCCTGCACCCCTCACCTGATGCCATCCAG TTTGTTGAGCAGTTTCTGGATCGCTACAACGACCTGACCCTGGATGACCTGGAGAACCTGGTGAGCAGCCAACCAGAGGAGCCCTCCTCGGCTTTCACTTCCGGGGTCAAAGTCGCTGAGTACCCCAAATGGGCTGACATACCAGCACAGGGTGACAGCACCTGGCTCCGCCTCCTGAAGGGGACCCTGGCCAATCAGAAAAGAGCTGTGACGGACCGGTCGAGGAGGGGGTGGAACCGAGGATGCTTCGGACTCAAACTGGACCGGATCGGGTCAATGAGTGGACTGGGCTgctag